TTTCGCCGGCCTGGTTCAAGAAGTACCTGGCATCCGCCAGGCTGGTGGCCGACCATCTGGTGTTGAAGCCCAGCGGATTCGACTTTGCGCCGCACGCCGTGGTCAGCGACACCGACCGCGACAAATACTGCGTTGCGCGGATCGTCGACTTTTACCGGCTTCATGCGGTCGAGTACGCCGATTACTTTTTCGTCGCCTGGCAATTCGCCCACCGCCAAGAGCAGAAGCAACCGGCAGCCTCGCTGAGCGACATCGCTGCCAACGCGGGCGTAAGCCCAAAGTATGCCGGCACGGTCTGGTCGACGTTGAACGATACGCCCTGCGAAATGGGCCCGTTGGCCGAGCTGCAGGCGATGTGGCGACGCCTGCGCGATGACGCAAACGACGCCGACGCCGCACTCCGTGGCTGCAAGGAAATGCGAGATTTCGTGATCGAGGCCCGTAGGCAGCTCGTGACCGACGTCGATAAGCTGCACGTCAAAGGCATCTCCCCCGGCAGCCAGCCGTTGGTGCTGTGGCGAAACCACCAGCTTGCCGCGCGTCGCATGCGCTATGAAGGCGAGGACGAGGCGACGAGCGAGTTCTGCCGCGTTTTTCCCGACGTGTTTTATGTCTCCGAGCGGCCGCCCTATTTCGACCCCAAGGGCGCCAGCCACGGCCGATTGCTGACGGCCGGCTTTCACCTGATGCAGGGTTATTTCCGCGACGACTCGCCGCTTTGCGAGTTGGTGCTGAATGACGCTGAGAAGAAGGAGCTTGACTCGCAGTGGCAGGAGTTGAACTTCGTCACCGACGCGCCGGCGCGGCAGTATAAAGACTTCATCTTTTTCGAGCGCGCCGAGCCGCCGCGGTTCGCCAGCGGCAGCGACTTTGATTTCGCCCGTTCCGAAGACAAAGACGCGACCTCGGCCGCCAAGATCGAGCGGCTCCGCGCGGCCTACCTGGCCAAGGCCCGTGAGATCGGCGCCAGCGAGGAAGCGATCACCGCCATCAAGCAGTACTTCGCGAACATGGCAGCCGACATCGCTTGGGCGGACCAGGCCCGAACGGCGGCCGAGCCGAGTCACCTAGCGGCACTCGAACGGTTTGCCGAGCGGGCCTATCGTCGGCCGTTGGCCCAGATCGAGCGCCACGAGCTGCACGCCTTTTATCGCCGTCTTCGGCAGCAGGACACCATCAGCCACGAAGACGCCCTTCGCGATTGCGTGGCCAGCGTCCTGTTGTCGCCCCAGTTTTGCTACCGCCTCGACCTGGCCGGGCCGGATGAGAAACTGCGACCGCTTTCGGACTACGAGCTGGCCAGCCGGCTCAGTTATTTCCTTTGGTCGAGCATGCCCGACGAGGAGTTATTGAACTGCGCCGCCGCGGGCAAGCTGCGCCAGCCTGACGTGCTGGTCTCTCAATCGCGGAGGATGCTGCGAGATTCTCGCGTCCGCGGCCTGGCGGTCCAGTTCGCCGGCAGTTGGCTCGACTTCCGCCGCTTCGATGAGCACAACAGCGTCGACCGTGAACGGTTCGCCAGCTTCACCAATGAGCTGCGCGAGGCGATGTACGAAGAGCCGATTCG
Above is a genomic segment from Pirellulales bacterium containing:
- a CDS encoding DUF1592 domain-containing protein, with the protein product MTTLCRGFLVAILCLVYVALCGEAAEHNASPLENGLATTVRPFLQTYCVACHGKAKQEAKLDLSGYGSLDAVTKDHHLWQLVLQRLEGEEMPPDDAPRQPSVDERQAVVAWIRAVRADDARRHAGDPGAVLARRLSNFELDCTVRDLTGVDLRPTREFPVDAANEAGFDNSGESLTVSPAWFKKYLASARLVADHLVLKPSGFDFAPHAVVSDTDRDKYCVARIVDFYRLHAVEYADYFFVAWQFAHRQEQKQPAASLSDIAANAGVSPKYAGTVWSTLNDTPCEMGPLAELQAMWRRLRDDANDADAALRGCKEMRDFVIEARRQLVTDVDKLHVKGISPGSQPLVLWRNHQLAARRMRYEGEDEATSEFCRVFPDVFYVSERPPYFDPKGASHGRLLTAGFHLMQGYFRDDSPLCELVLNDAEKKELDSQWQELNFVTDAPARQYKDFIFFERAEPPRFASGSDFDFARSEDKDATSAAKIERLRAAYLAKAREIGASEEAITAIKQYFANMAADIAWADQARTAAEPSHLAALERFAERAYRRPLAQIERHELHAFYRRLRQQDTISHEDALRDCVASVLLSPQFCYRLDLAGPDEKLRPLSDYELASRLSYFLWSSMPDEELLNCAAAGKLRQPDVLVSQSRRMLRDSRVRGLAVQFAGSWLDFRRFDEHNSVDRERFASFTNELREAMYEEPIRFFIDLAGQDRPLLDLLYADHTFVNEPLARHYGMPVAEDSPDGWFRVDDAVRYGRGGLLPMAVFLTKNSPGLRTSPVKRGYWVVRRLLGERIPAPPPAVPELPKDEAQLGERTLAQLLARHREQKSCSACHERFDSVGLVFEGYGPIGERRDRDLSGHPVNSTAAFRDGGSGSGLDGLRAYLRKSRENDFLDNFCRKLLAYALGRGLLPSDELLVDNMRKRLADEEGRFGSLVESIVTSPQFLNKRGRE